One region of Microbacterium rhizosphaerae genomic DNA includes:
- a CDS encoding FtsW/RodA/SpoVE family cell cycle protein: protein MTDAAATGPVRPDATTEPPRTTEPPRTTPQPSDDAGPATDTAVLRALKKIRVPQTRRNRELGLLVFAFVINGAAIALVQLGAAGRLDPKFLIYLGGLTALVVALHIVLRLRARDADPFVVPIATLLTGIGLAEIYRIDVAVHVHGWAAYSTRQLAWAGIALVGAIAVVLLLRNYRVLFRYTYIAGFAGVFLLLLPIVPGLGAKANADVWVRLGFFSFQPGELAKIALGIFFAGYLVRTRESLTSTGTRFLGLTWPRARELGPILVVWAVSLGIIVLQRDLGTGLLIFGMFVAMLYVATGKTSWVVLGVLLAAGGAFLASRILPYVGGRFENWLNAFDPAVINATGGSYQLVQGIFGLAQGGLIGTGLGQGRPYITPLSQSDYIFASLGEEIGLIGVFALLCLYMVFASRGIRIGLAGQDDFGKLLATGLSFTIALQVFIMVGGVTRIIPLTGLTTPFLAAGGSSLVANWIIVALLLRISDAVRNRPRVVIG, encoded by the coding sequence ATGACGGATGCCGCCGCCACCGGCCCTGTACGACCGGACGCCACGACCGAGCCGCCGCGCACAACGGAGCCGCCGCGCACGACGCCGCAGCCGAGCGACGATGCCGGGCCCGCGACCGACACCGCGGTCCTGCGCGCCCTGAAGAAGATCCGCGTTCCGCAGACGCGCCGCAACCGGGAGCTCGGTCTGCTCGTCTTCGCGTTCGTCATCAACGGCGCCGCCATCGCGCTCGTCCAGCTCGGCGCAGCGGGCCGGCTGGACCCGAAGTTCCTCATCTATCTGGGCGGCCTGACCGCGCTCGTCGTCGCCCTGCACATCGTGCTCAGGCTGCGGGCGAGGGATGCCGACCCCTTCGTCGTGCCGATCGCCACGCTCCTGACGGGCATCGGGCTCGCCGAGATCTACCGCATCGACGTCGCCGTGCACGTGCACGGCTGGGCCGCCTACTCGACTCGTCAGCTGGCGTGGGCCGGCATCGCCCTCGTCGGAGCGATCGCGGTGGTGCTGCTGCTGCGGAACTACCGCGTGCTCTTCCGGTACACGTACATCGCGGGGTTCGCCGGAGTCTTCCTGCTCCTGCTCCCGATCGTGCCGGGTCTCGGCGCGAAGGCGAACGCCGACGTGTGGGTCCGACTCGGATTCTTCTCGTTCCAGCCGGGCGAGCTTGCGAAGATCGCCCTGGGCATCTTCTTCGCCGGGTATCTCGTGCGCACGCGGGAGAGCCTCACGTCCACCGGCACGCGCTTCCTCGGCCTCACGTGGCCCCGCGCCCGCGAGCTCGGCCCGATCCTCGTGGTCTGGGCGGTCTCACTCGGCATCATCGTGCTGCAGCGCGATCTCGGCACCGGTCTGCTCATCTTCGGCATGTTCGTCGCGATGCTCTACGTCGCGACCGGCAAGACGAGCTGGGTCGTCCTCGGTGTGCTGCTCGCCGCGGGCGGCGCGTTCCTGGCGTCTCGGATCCTGCCGTACGTCGGCGGCCGCTTCGAGAACTGGCTCAACGCCTTCGATCCCGCGGTCATCAACGCCACCGGCGGCAGCTACCAGCTCGTGCAGGGGATCTTCGGACTCGCGCAGGGCGGCCTGATCGGCACCGGTCTGGGTCAGGGCCGGCCGTACATCACGCCCCTGTCGCAGAGCGACTACATCTTCGCGAGCCTCGGCGAGGAGATCGGCCTCATCGGCGTCTTCGCGCTCCTGTGCCTCTACATGGTGTTCGCGAGCCGCGGCATCCGCATCGGACTGGCCGGACAGGACGACTTCGGCAAGCTGCTCGCGACCGGCCTCTCGTTCACGATCGCCCTGCAGGTCTTCATCATGGTCGGCGGTGTGACGCGCATCATCCCGCTCACGGGTCTCACGACACCGTTCCTGGCGGCGGGCGGGTCGTCGCTGGTGGCGAACTGGATCATCGTGGCGTTGCTGCTGCGGATCTCGGATGCGGTCCGCAACCGCCCGCGGGTGGTGATCGGATGA
- a CDS encoding class E sortase — protein MSVLGVLGELLITLGVVALLFVAWQLWIGDWIIAAERDAVGNSLSQDWAASASPSPSPSASAEADTTRPAVTVDPVVMAQPGDGQVFAVMHIPRFGSDYAVRMAGGVTRPKTLDPIGIGHYPGTAMPGETGNMAVAAHRTTFGKPFNLIATLHVGDAIVMETPQGWYTYRFRTLEYVKPDAVEVLLPVPQQVGVAADGKYLTMTSCSPMYSKSERIVAYSTFESFTPRSAGAPASLDPVS, from the coding sequence GTGAGCGTGCTCGGCGTGCTCGGAGAGCTGCTGATCACGCTCGGCGTCGTGGCGCTGCTCTTCGTCGCCTGGCAGCTGTGGATCGGGGACTGGATCATCGCCGCCGAGCGCGACGCGGTCGGCAACTCCCTGTCGCAGGATTGGGCGGCATCCGCGTCTCCCTCGCCCTCGCCGTCTGCGAGCGCAGAGGCCGACACCACCCGACCCGCGGTGACCGTGGACCCCGTGGTCATGGCGCAGCCCGGTGACGGTCAGGTGTTCGCCGTCATGCACATTCCGCGATTCGGTTCGGACTACGCCGTGCGCATGGCCGGCGGCGTCACGCGCCCGAAGACCCTCGATCCGATCGGCATCGGGCACTACCCGGGCACGGCGATGCCGGGCGAGACCGGCAACATGGCGGTCGCCGCACATCGCACGACGTTCGGCAAGCCCTTCAACCTCATCGCGACGCTGCACGTCGGCGACGCCATCGTGATGGAGACCCCGCAGGGGTGGTACACGTATCGGTTCCGTACGCTGGAGTACGTGAAGCCTGATGCCGTCGAGGTGCTGCTGCCGGTGCCGCAGCAGGTCGGGGTCGCGGCGGACGGCAAGTACCTCACGATGACCAGCTGCAGCCCGATGTACTCCAAGTCCGAGCGGATCGTGGCCTACAGCACGTTCGAGTCGTTCACCCCGCGCTCGGCGGGGGCGCCCGCATCCCTCGATCCGGTGTCGTGA
- a CDS encoding peptidoglycan D,D-transpeptidase FtsI family protein yields the protein MTKELRRLSIVILFMFLALFASTTIIQVVQADALAQNTHNTRARYDAYQVQRGSIIASGSAIASSVPSKDVYVWQRVYSDGKMWAPVTGWFNPALGSASGIEKAMNGALGGTAGSLFIARIEQILTGQPPRGANVELSLDATVQKAAFDALGNLQGAVIAIEPKTGRVLAMVTSPTYDANTLASHDTKAVNAAYDALDADPTHPLYNRAIGGNLNPPGSTFKLVTASAALATGKYTPQSTLPNLAAYQLPQSTAVVHNDTGGTCGPGDTVTIADALRLSCNIPMAELAVQLGDETIRAEAEKYGFNKSFDIPLASTPSTYPRSIQDDAQTALSGFGQGKVLASPLQMAMVSAGIANGGVVMNPRMVDRVINPDLSVQQTFGSTQFGRALDASLDAQMVQMMVANVSDGIATNARIDGVDVGGKTGTAENGPDKPYTLWFTGFAPAENPQVAVAVVVENGGGKGQSGSGNTIAAPIAKKVMEAVLGR from the coding sequence ATGACGAAAGAGCTGCGACGGCTGAGCATCGTCATCCTCTTCATGTTCCTCGCCCTGTTCGCGTCGACGACGATCATCCAGGTCGTGCAGGCGGATGCGCTGGCCCAGAACACCCACAACACCCGGGCGCGCTACGACGCCTACCAGGTGCAGCGCGGCTCGATCATCGCGAGCGGCTCGGCGATCGCCTCGTCCGTGCCGTCGAAAGACGTCTACGTGTGGCAACGGGTGTACTCCGACGGAAAGATGTGGGCTCCCGTGACGGGCTGGTTCAACCCCGCACTCGGGTCCGCGTCGGGCATCGAGAAGGCGATGAACGGCGCCCTCGGCGGCACCGCCGGGTCGCTGTTCATCGCGCGCATCGAGCAGATCCTCACAGGCCAGCCACCGCGTGGGGCGAACGTCGAGCTGTCGCTGGATGCGACGGTGCAGAAGGCCGCCTTCGACGCCCTCGGCAACCTCCAGGGCGCGGTGATCGCGATCGAACCGAAGACCGGCCGCGTCCTCGCGATGGTGACGAGTCCGACGTACGACGCGAACACCCTCGCATCGCACGACACGAAGGCCGTCAATGCCGCGTACGACGCGCTGGACGCCGACCCGACGCATCCCCTCTACAACCGCGCGATCGGCGGCAACCTCAACCCGCCCGGATCGACGTTCAAGCTCGTCACCGCATCCGCGGCCCTCGCGACCGGCAAGTACACCCCGCAGTCGACCCTGCCGAACCTCGCCGCGTATCAGCTCCCGCAGTCGACAGCCGTCGTGCACAACGACACCGGCGGCACGTGCGGACCGGGCGACACGGTGACCATCGCCGACGCGCTGCGCCTCAGCTGCAACATCCCGATGGCGGAGCTCGCCGTCCAACTGGGCGACGAGACGATCCGCGCGGAGGCGGAGAAGTACGGCTTCAACAAGAGCTTCGACATCCCGCTCGCCTCGACGCCGTCGACCTACCCGCGCTCCATCCAGGACGACGCACAGACCGCACTGAGCGGCTTCGGCCAGGGCAAGGTGCTGGCTTCGCCGCTGCAGATGGCGATGGTGTCCGCGGGGATCGCGAACGGCGGCGTCGTGATGAATCCGCGCATGGTCGACCGTGTGATCAACCCCGATCTGTCCGTGCAGCAGACGTTCGGGAGCACGCAATTCGGCAGGGCGCTGGACGCGAGTCTCGACGCGCAGATGGTCCAGATGATGGTCGCGAATGTCAGTGACGGCATTGCGACGAATGCAAGAATAGACGGGGTCGACGTGGGCGGTAAGACGGGCACGGCAGAGAACGGACCGGACAAGCCGTACACACTCTGGTTCACCGGATTCGCACCCGCCGAGAACCCGCAGGTCGCCGTTGCCGTCGTTGTCGAGAACGGTGGCGGCAAGGGGCAGTCAGGCAGCGGCAACACCATCGCCGCGCCGATCGCGAAGAAGGTCATGGAGGCGGTGCTGGGCAGATGA
- a CDS encoding anthranilate synthase component II has product MSRILVVDNHDSFVFTLVDYLRELGADVDLVEADEIAMDAASPTIRGHHGVLVSPGPGTPGDAGASIPVVKAAAADGIPLLGVCLGHQAIAEAYGGHVDHAPELMHGMTSTVHHDGDPLFAGLPDPFIAGRYHSLAIVPESVPDELVVTARTDAGVIMGVRHRSAPVQGVQFHPESVLTEGGYRLLGNWLEQTGAAGAAARGARLAPHRL; this is encoded by the coding sequence GTGAGCCGCATCCTCGTGGTGGACAACCACGACAGCTTCGTCTTCACCCTCGTCGACTACCTCCGCGAGCTGGGCGCCGACGTCGATCTCGTCGAGGCCGACGAGATCGCGATGGATGCGGCGTCCCCGACGATCCGCGGACACCACGGCGTGCTCGTCTCGCCGGGCCCGGGCACGCCCGGCGACGCCGGGGCATCCATCCCGGTCGTGAAGGCGGCTGCGGCCGACGGCATCCCTCTGCTCGGCGTATGCCTCGGCCACCAGGCGATCGCCGAGGCGTACGGCGGGCACGTCGACCATGCGCCGGAGCTCATGCACGGGATGACATCCACCGTGCACCACGACGGGGACCCTCTGTTCGCGGGCCTGCCCGATCCGTTCATCGCGGGCCGGTATCACTCCCTGGCGATCGTGCCGGAGAGCGTCCCGGACGAGCTCGTCGTCACCGCGCGCACGGACGCGGGGGTCATCATGGGTGTTCGCCACCGCTCGGCGCCCGTGCAGGGCGTGCAGTTCCACCCCGAGAGCGTCCTCACCGAGGGCGGCTACCGGCTGCTGGGCAACTGGCTCGAGCAGACCGGGGCGGCAGGAGCTGCCGCGCGGGGCGCGCGGTTGGCACCCCATCGGCTCTGA
- the pknB gene encoding Stk1 family PASTA domain-containing Ser/Thr kinase: MNSGSEVSADPRVLSGRYRVDEPIGRGGMASVYRGYDLTLGRDVAIKLLHRDLAMDAAFRTRFRLEAQAASRMAHPTIVRVFDAGEDTEEGPDGTRLPVPYIVMELVEGTLLKDLIAEGPVGIQDSIRFMDGILEALEYSHRAGVVHRDIKPGNVMITTAGQVKVMDFGIARAVSDSSSTVAETTTILGTAAYFSPEQAKGESVDARADLYSAGVVLFELLTGRQPFRGESPVAVAYQHVSEAPVAPSELVPSIPRSLDAVVLRALAKDPFQRYPDAAAFRSALDASVYGAGPSQRQVDTLTNELYGPSTRNAADTARSLRQLSTDTTMTRTQSAPPVAWIWAGVALIAVLLISLLFWVVTLRAPGGAPTSANVVPDVTSMTYAKASAILGKQDLIAVRIDEPSSTVAQGNVIRTDPGANTAVVKGQKVEIYVSKGPQTSTVPTLVGLPQAGAEQAIADAGLQVGTETPQDDPNQAAGTVLSTDQQSGTKVPTGTVVNLIVASGQVVIVDVTGYTVDAATRQLEDLGLTVNTADDPSCSAKGTVSTQSIAPGKAPIHSTITLTVCSG, from the coding sequence ATGAACTCAGGGAGTGAAGTGTCGGCCGATCCTCGCGTGCTTTCCGGGCGCTATCGCGTCGACGAGCCGATCGGCCGTGGCGGTATGGCGAGCGTCTACCGCGGATACGATCTGACGCTCGGCCGCGATGTCGCGATCAAGCTCCTTCACCGTGATCTGGCGATGGATGCGGCGTTCCGCACGCGCTTCCGGCTCGAGGCCCAAGCCGCGTCCCGCATGGCGCACCCGACGATCGTCCGCGTCTTCGACGCCGGTGAGGACACCGAAGAGGGCCCCGACGGCACGCGGCTCCCGGTCCCCTACATCGTCATGGAGCTCGTGGAGGGCACCCTCCTGAAGGACCTCATCGCCGAGGGGCCGGTCGGCATCCAGGACTCGATCCGCTTCATGGACGGCATTCTCGAGGCCCTCGAGTATTCGCACCGGGCGGGAGTGGTCCACCGCGACATCAAGCCGGGCAACGTCATGATCACGACGGCCGGTCAGGTGAAGGTCATGGACTTCGGCATCGCCCGCGCGGTGTCCGACTCGTCGTCCACGGTCGCGGAGACCACCACGATCCTCGGCACGGCGGCGTACTTCTCCCCCGAGCAGGCCAAGGGCGAGTCCGTCGACGCCCGCGCCGACCTCTACTCGGCCGGTGTGGTGCTGTTCGAACTCCTCACCGGGCGCCAGCCGTTCCGCGGCGAATCGCCGGTCGCGGTCGCCTACCAGCATGTCAGCGAGGCGCCGGTGGCGCCGAGCGAGCTGGTGCCCAGCATCCCGCGGTCACTCGATGCGGTCGTGCTGCGCGCTCTCGCCAAGGACCCATTTCAGCGGTATCCGGATGCAGCGGCCTTCCGCTCGGCACTCGATGCGTCGGTCTACGGCGCGGGGCCGTCCCAGCGCCAGGTCGACACGCTGACCAACGAGCTGTACGGCCCGAGCACGAGGAACGCTGCCGATACCGCACGTTCGCTGCGGCAACTGAGCACCGACACGACGATGACGCGGACGCAGTCCGCTCCCCCTGTGGCGTGGATCTGGGCCGGAGTCGCCCTCATCGCCGTGCTGCTGATCTCCCTGCTCTTCTGGGTCGTCACTCTGCGCGCGCCGGGCGGCGCGCCGACGAGCGCCAACGTCGTGCCGGACGTCACCTCGATGACCTACGCCAAGGCGAGCGCGATCCTCGGCAAGCAGGACCTCATCGCGGTGCGCATCGACGAGCCCAGCTCGACCGTGGCGCAGGGCAACGTCATCCGCACGGATCCGGGTGCGAACACGGCCGTCGTCAAGGGGCAGAAGGTCGAGATCTACGTCTCGAAGGGGCCGCAGACCTCCACGGTCCCGACGCTCGTCGGACTGCCGCAGGCGGGTGCCGAGCAGGCCATCGCCGACGCAGGGCTCCAGGTCGGCACCGAGACGCCACAGGACGACCCCAACCAGGCCGCGGGAACCGTGCTGTCCACCGATCAGCAATCGGGCACGAAGGTTCCGACCGGGACGGTCGTCAATCTGATCGTCGCCTCCGGACAGGTCGTCATCGTGGATGTGACCGGCTACACGGTGGATGCTGCGACCCGTCAGCTGGAGGACCTCGGCCTCACGGTGAACACGGCTGATGATCCGTCGTGTTCGGCGAAGGGAACGGTCAGCACGCAGTCCATCGCACCGGGCAAGGCGCCGATCCACTCGACGATCACGCTCACCGTCTGCAGCGGCTGA
- a CDS encoding DUF3662 and FHA domain-containing protein — MGLLDSFEKGLERAVNGAFAKTFRSGIQPVEIASALRSELDKKAAVVTRDRILAPNTFTVRLSSSDSERMATLGNALIDELHDLVEAHAKAQGYSFAGPVTITLVRDEQLTTGTLSVESKTAQGRVSWRAVVDIAGKRHPLVKSRTVIGRGSDADITVADAGTSRKHVEILWDGERAMVRDMNSTNGTSLDGHRIVEAALPPDSTITIGHTDIVFRVVAQAAPPVPPPPPADYTHAYDHRSGSAFS; from the coding sequence GTGGGACTACTGGACAGCTTCGAGAAAGGTCTCGAGCGCGCCGTGAACGGCGCGTTCGCGAAGACCTTCCGCAGCGGCATTCAGCCTGTCGAGATCGCCTCGGCTCTGCGCAGCGAACTCGACAAGAAGGCCGCTGTGGTGACGCGCGACCGCATCCTGGCGCCCAACACCTTCACGGTCCGGCTGTCGTCGTCCGACAGCGAGCGCATGGCCACGCTCGGCAACGCCCTCATCGACGAGCTGCACGACCTGGTCGAGGCGCACGCGAAGGCGCAGGGATACTCGTTCGCGGGCCCGGTCACGATCACGCTCGTCCGCGACGAGCAGCTCACGACGGGCACCTTGAGCGTCGAGTCGAAGACCGCCCAGGGCAGGGTCTCGTGGCGGGCCGTCGTCGACATCGCCGGCAAGCGGCATCCCCTCGTCAAATCCCGGACCGTGATCGGCCGGGGCAGCGACGCGGACATCACGGTGGCGGATGCCGGCACCAGCCGCAAGCACGTCGAGATCCTGTGGGACGGCGAGCGCGCGATGGTGCGCGACATGAACTCCACCAACGGCACGAGTCTCGACGGCCACCGCATCGTGGAGGCCGCGCTCCCGCCGGACTCGACGATCACCATCGGGCACACCGACATCGTCTTCCGGGTCGTGGCCCAGGCCGCACCGCCCGTTCCGCCTCCGCCGCCGGCCGACTACACGCATGCATACGACCACCGCAGCGGAAGCGCCTTCTCGTGA
- a CDS encoding FHA domain-containing protein FhaB/FipA, whose translation MSELTLLLLRVGFLVLMWFFVFAVVYSLRADLFGVKVRRMPDTPAPAPAPVASAVPGAASPTAPAPVAPKPASSGNGAPATLSSVSRIVITSGPKAGLELPLGREPLTIGRSSESGLVIRDDYTSSHHARLVLWGEQWMIQDLDSTNGTWHDGQRVASPVPVKVGAPIKVGATTFELRK comes from the coding sequence GTGAGCGAGCTGACCCTCCTGCTGCTGCGCGTCGGGTTCCTCGTCCTGATGTGGTTCTTCGTGTTCGCGGTCGTCTACTCCCTGCGCGCCGATCTCTTCGGCGTGAAGGTGCGCCGCATGCCCGACACACCGGCACCCGCGCCGGCCCCGGTCGCGAGCGCGGTGCCGGGCGCGGCATCCCCGACCGCTCCCGCGCCCGTCGCGCCCAAGCCCGCGTCCTCCGGCAACGGTGCGCCCGCCACCCTGTCGTCCGTGTCCCGCATCGTCATCACGAGCGGCCCGAAAGCCGGCCTCGAGCTTCCTCTCGGCCGCGAGCCGCTGACCATCGGCCGCTCCAGCGAGTCGGGCCTCGTCATCCGCGACGACTACACGTCCAGCCATCACGCGCGACTCGTCCTGTGGGGCGAGCAGTGGATGATCCAGGACCTCGACTCCACCAACGGCACATGGCACGACGGTCAGCGTGTGGCATCGCCGGTGCCGGTGAAGGTCGGCGCACCGATCAAGGTAGGCGCCACGACGTTCGAGCTGCGGAAGTAG
- a CDS encoding PP2C family protein-serine/threonine phosphatase, translating into MVFEGSSAALSHTGKVRSNNQDSGYAGSNLFVVADGMGGHAGGDVASSLAVTRLEDLDRAFTTTSEAERALQSAVTDAAQDLISTVRARPELAGMGTTVSALIMVDDYAVIAHIGDSRIYLFRDGALTQITTDHTFVQRLVDSGRITVEEARYHPRRSVLMRVLGDQDPDPEIDTFIMPTQPGDRWLLCSDGLSGVVDDAHSSKALGLGLAPGRTADLLLKQALDAGAPDNVTIVIVDVGGAHPVFSGTPTIVGSASNPRGVEVPAARAGRAGWLHAARVAANEPTHFEPAPEFLEELIEEDKRRARRRRIGWIVGLLVVLAAFAAGLFAAYQWTQTRYFVGADDDTVVIFRGIQQDIGPISLSSPYEDTGLALDSLSDFNRATVEATIPASSLAEAEEIVARLESVSGGGQ; encoded by the coding sequence ATGGTCTTCGAAGGATCGAGCGCCGCGCTCTCCCACACCGGCAAGGTGCGGTCGAACAACCAGGACTCCGGCTATGCCGGATCCAATCTGTTCGTCGTCGCGGACGGCATGGGCGGTCACGCGGGCGGCGACGTCGCATCCAGCCTCGCGGTCACTCGTCTGGAGGACCTCGACCGCGCGTTCACCACGACCTCCGAGGCGGAGCGCGCGCTGCAGAGCGCGGTGACAGATGCTGCGCAGGACCTCATCTCGACCGTGCGGGCCCGTCCCGAGCTCGCCGGCATGGGCACCACCGTGAGCGCGTTGATCATGGTCGACGACTACGCCGTGATCGCGCACATCGGCGACTCGCGCATCTATCTGTTCCGCGACGGCGCGCTCACGCAGATCACGACCGACCACACCTTCGTGCAGCGCCTCGTCGACTCCGGCCGCATCACCGTGGAGGAGGCGCGCTACCACCCGCGCCGCTCGGTTCTCATGCGCGTTCTCGGAGACCAGGATCCCGATCCCGAGATCGACACGTTCATCATGCCGACCCAGCCGGGCGACCGCTGGCTGCTGTGCTCGGACGGCCTCTCCGGCGTCGTCGACGACGCACACAGCTCGAAGGCGCTCGGGCTCGGGCTCGCCCCCGGCCGCACCGCGGACCTGCTGCTCAAGCAGGCCCTCGACGCGGGGGCGCCCGACAACGTCACGATCGTCATCGTCGACGTAGGCGGCGCGCATCCCGTCTTCTCGGGAACCCCGACCATCGTCGGCTCGGCCTCCAACCCGCGCGGCGTCGAGGTGCCGGCCGCGCGCGCGGGGCGGGCGGGATGGCTGCACGCCGCACGGGTGGCCGCCAACGAGCCCACGCACTTCGAGCCCGCGCCGGAGTTCCTCGAGGAGCTCATCGAGGAGGACAAGCGTCGCGCACGACGACGCCGCATCGGGTGGATCGTCGGCCTCCTCGTCGTCCTGGCCGCGTTCGCCGCCGGCCTCTTCGCCGCCTACCAGTGGACGCAGACGCGCTACTTCGTAGGCGCTGACGACGACACCGTGGTGATCTTCCGCGGCATCCAGCAGGACATCGGACCGATCTCCCTGTCCTCCCCGTACGAGGACACCGGGCTCGCCCTGGACTCGCTGTCGGACTTCAACCGCGCCACCGTGGAGGCCACCATCCCCGCGTCGTCCCTCGCCGAGGCCGAGGAGATCGTGGCGCGGCTCGAGTCGGTCTCAGGGGGTGGACAATGA
- a CDS encoding serine/threonine protein kinase, which translates to MRPTQGVTFGGRYELETRIAIGGMGEVWEATDHVIGRTVAIKILKDEYMGDPGFLERFRAEARHAALVNHEGIASVFDYGEENGSAFLVMELVPGEALSTILEREGSLSTDKTLDIVAQTAAALQAAHAAGLVHRDIKPGNLLITPDGRVKITDFGIARIADQVPLTATGQVMGTVQYLSPEQASGHPASPATDIYSLGIVAYESLAGKRPFTGESQVAIAMAQINEQPPPLPPTVSQPVQNFVMAMIAKKPDERPATASDVARAATALRRGDVAAAAAVVPAIALGVAGLAAADGFTQLLGAQNTGTATQLMPAADAVAVEESTEKKKRSPWTWPLIALIALLLIVLIGTLWALLANNGNAAAPITSKTHTSAPPSPTPSNTPTTVDVASLGLVGQKCDSAMTAASSAGLVPTLDPKAATPSTSDQQGTVASTNPSGGNADKGSSITITCYGQLPDIKGPSSAPQLTQNGQAVATVVAGSTVTVNWAAFTCPSGTGALSGYTLNVTGGTLPNGTQTSNFDPGTRTAQMTVANQPGGTVTASYLALCSGSAGQRESGSSPTVQASITAPPPATPLPTPTP; encoded by the coding sequence ATGAGACCGACGCAGGGAGTGACCTTCGGCGGGCGCTACGAGCTCGAGACTCGGATCGCGATCGGCGGCATGGGCGAGGTGTGGGAGGCTACCGACCACGTCATCGGCCGCACCGTCGCCATCAAGATCCTCAAGGACGAGTACATGGGCGACCCGGGCTTCCTCGAGCGCTTCCGCGCCGAGGCCCGTCACGCCGCGCTCGTCAACCACGAGGGCATCGCCAGTGTCTTCGATTACGGCGAGGAGAACGGAAGCGCCTTCCTGGTCATGGAGCTCGTGCCCGGTGAGGCGCTATCCACCATCCTCGAGCGCGAGGGCTCCCTGTCCACCGACAAGACGCTGGACATCGTCGCCCAGACGGCGGCGGCCCTGCAGGCCGCGCACGCTGCGGGCCTGGTGCACCGCGACATCAAGCCGGGCAACCTGCTGATCACGCCCGATGGCCGCGTCAAGATCACCGACTTCGGCATCGCCCGCATCGCCGACCAGGTCCCACTCACGGCGACCGGCCAGGTGATGGGCACCGTGCAGTACCTCTCGCCCGAGCAGGCGTCGGGGCACCCGGCATCCCCCGCCACCGACATCTACTCGCTCGGCATCGTGGCCTACGAGTCCCTCGCGGGCAAGCGCCCGTTCACCGGCGAGTCGCAGGTCGCGATCGCGATGGCCCAGATCAACGAACAGCCCCCGCCGCTGCCGCCCACGGTGTCGCAGCCGGTGCAGAACTTCGTGATGGCCATGATCGCGAAGAAGCCCGACGAGCGTCCGGCCACCGCGTCCGATGTGGCGCGCGCGGCGACAGCCCTGCGCCGCGGTGACGTCGCCGCCGCGGCTGCTGTCGTCCCCGCCATCGCCCTCGGCGTCGCCGGCCTGGCTGCGGCGGACGGGTTCACGCAGCTGCTCGGCGCCCAGAACACGGGCACCGCCACCCAGCTGATGCCTGCAGCCGACGCCGTGGCCGTCGAGGAGTCGACGGAGAAGAAGAAGCGCAGCCCCTGGACCTGGCCGCTCATCGCGCTCATCGCCCTGCTGCTCATCGTCCTCATCGGCACGCTCTGGGCGCTGCTCGCCAACAACGGCAACGCCGCGGCGCCGATCACTTCGAAGACCCACACGTCGGCTCCGCCGTCGCCGACTCCGAGCAACACCCCGACGACCGTCGACGTCGCCTCGCTCGGCCTCGTGGGGCAGAAGTGCGACTCCGCCATGACCGCGGCGAGCAGCGCGGGCCTCGTGCCGACGCTCGATCCGAAGGCGGCGACCCCGTCGACGAGCGATCAGCAGGGAACCGTGGCCTCGACCAACCCGTCCGGCGGCAATGCCGACAAGGGGTCGTCGATCACGATCACGTGCTACGGGCAGCTTCCCGACATCAAGGGTCCGTCGTCGGCTCCCCAGCTGACGCAGAACGGGCAGGCGGTCGCGACGGTCGTCGCAGGATCTACCGTGACGGTGAACTGGGCCGCATTCACATGCCCGAGCGGCACCGGCGCCCTCAGCGGCTACACGCTCAACGTCACGGGCGGCACTCTGCCCAACGGCACGCAGACGTCGAACTTCGACCCGGGCACCCGCACGGCTCAGATGACGGTCGCCAACCAGCCCGGCGGCACCGTGACGGCCAGCTACCTCGCGCTGTGCAGCGGGTCCGCCGGCCAGCGCGAGTCGGGCAGCTCGCCGACGGTGCAGGCATCCATCACCGCTCCCCCGCCTGCGACTCCGCTCCCCACCCCGACTCCCTGA